The following coding sequences are from one Alphaproteobacteria bacterium window:
- a CDS encoding outer membrane protein assembly factor BamE, whose product MSDTWVNPLRWLVVLFLIAALSACATRVSNHGNKPDPDKLAQIEPGVQSKAQVKNMLGSPSSVGAFEKNTWYYISQVGERSWFFPEEATEREVVMIRFDDVGQVASIEQLDLEDGQEVDIVDRETPTQGQQLTFLQQMWQALIGGPGLFSGGSAGESPL is encoded by the coding sequence ATGTCTGACACGTGGGTAAATCCGCTGCGATGGCTGGTGGTGCTCTTTCTGATCGCCGCCCTGAGCGCCTGTGCGACCCGCGTTTCCAACCACGGCAACAAGCCGGACCCCGATAAACTCGCCCAGATCGAGCCGGGTGTCCAGAGCAAGGCCCAGGTCAAGAACATGCTCGGTTCGCCGTCTTCGGTCGGCGCCTTCGAAAAGAATACATGGTACTACATCAGCCAGGTCGGCGAACGCAGCTGGTTCTTCCCCGAAGAGGCCACCGAACGTGAGGTGGTGATGATCCGCTTCGATGATGTCGGTCAGGTTGCAAGCATCGAGCAGTTGGACCTCGAGGACGGTCAGGAGGTCGATATTGTCGACCGCGAAACTCCGACCCAAGGCCAGCAGCTGACCTTCCTGCAACAAATGTGGCAGGCGCTCATCGGCGGCCCGGGTCTCTTCTCCGGCGGCAGCGCGGGCGAAAGCCCGCTCTAA